In Alligator mississippiensis isolate rAllMis1 chromosome 10, rAllMis1, whole genome shotgun sequence, one DNA window encodes the following:
- the MEAK7 gene encoding MTOR-associated protein MEAK7, with protein MGNAESSSYQNHLSRFLPEEQTDIDKVFETLSGVDGSAGVKNEKTTRKFVTLAKLKAYTQQALPEQMTVRLFNGMRSVNLPRKAAGPSEQIVKEQFVMFMSHLLKGLADEKSGIIMGMISETAGPVTGKQIQEFTEHLVTAAVHVLNYRKELKGWDLEKTQDVASGVKTLASQLLSELRSTGGESLVGAELQDATCDQSVIEDWVFRVPQISTFLSIVIRLGLLVLHSIPDEAKDLVNLVPKCKGVKGEGFVSLLDMPSIIYINSHLPMELQHKWRLLFSSRLHGESFSQLCGHIVNKGPCLLVLKDTDGYIFGGFASHSWEVKPQFQGDNRCFLFSIFPTLAMYLYTGYNDHYMYLNHGQQTMPNGLGMGGQHEYFGLWIDCDYGKGHSKAKSRCTTYNSPQLSAKEDFTLDAMEVWAVGEVPETEETKSKKSVLDADPETQALLEMTGKSRQSEGLRTPVEDDDN; from the exons ATGGGCAACGCAGAAAGCAGCTCCTATCAGAATCATCTTTCCAGGTTTCTTCCTGAAGAACAGACGGATATTGATAAAGTGTTTGAGACCTTATCTGGGGTGGATGGTTCAGCAGGAGTAAAGAATGAAAAAACCACCAGAAAATTTGTGACTCTGGCAAAGCTAAAG GCCTACACACAGCAAGCATTACCAGAGCAGATGACCGTCAGATTATTCAATGGAATGAGAAGTGTCAACCTGCCTAGGAAGGCTGCTGGGCCAAGCGAACAGATCGTTAAGGAGCAGTTCGTAATGTTTATGTCACACCTTTTAAAAGGCTTGGCAGATGAGAAGAGTGGCATCATAATGGGAATGATCTCTGAGACGGCAGGGCCTGTGACGGGGAAACAGATCCAAGAG TTCACAGAGCATCTGGTCACTGCTGCAGTCCATGTACTGAACTACAGGAAGGAGCTGAAGGGCTGGGATCTGGAAAAGACTCAAGATGTTGCCAGCGGAGTAAAGACTTTAGCTTCTCAGCTGCTGTCAGAACTGAGATCTACAG GTGGAGAGAGTCTCGTGGGTGCTGAGCTACAAGATGCCACGTGCGATCAAAGTGTCATTGAGGACTGGGTGTTTCGAGTGCCACAGATCTCTACTTTCCTCAGCATTGTTATCAGGCTGGGTCTCCTTGTTCTTCATTCAATTCCAGATGAGGCCAAAGACCTAGTCAATTTGGTTCCCAAATGCAAAGGCGTCAAAGGAGAAGGATTTGTTAGTCTCCTTGACATGCCATCCATTATATACATCAACTCCCATCTGCCAATGGAGCTGCAGCACAAATGGAGGCTTCTGTTTTCTTCTAGGCTTCACGGAGAAAGTTTTTCACAGCTATGTGGCCATATTGTAAATAAGGGCCCCTGCCTACTGGTCTTAAAGGACACAGATGGATACATCTTTGGTGGGTTTGCATCACATTCGTGGGAAGTTAAACCGCAGTTTCAAG GTGACAACAGATGCTTCTTGTTTTCCATTTTCCCGACTCTTGCCATGTACTTGTACACTGGATACAATGACCACTACATGTACCTGAATCATGGGCAGCAAACTATGCCAAATGGACTC GGCATGGGTGGGCAGCACGAGTACTTTGGGCTCTGGATAGACTGTGACTATGGGAAGGGACACAGCAAAGCAAAATCTAGATGTACCACCTACAACAGTCCTCAGCTGTCAGCTAAGGAAGACTTTACACTAGATGCCATGGAAGTGTGGGCagtgggagaggtcccagaaacTGAAGAG ACAAAGAGTAAGAAGAGTGTCCTTGATGCTGACCCTGAGACTCAGGCCTTGCTGGAAATGACAGGGAAGAGTCGTCAGAGCGAAGGGTTGCGAACACCGGTGGAAGACGATGATAATTGA